In Paenibacillus sp. BIC5C1, a genomic segment contains:
- a CDS encoding TetR/AcrR family transcriptional regulator: MARTGRPRIFDRDEALLQAMMLFWEQGFEATSLLQLRAVMGDISAASFYAAFESKEALYKEAVERYMGTFGRVTESFSDVTLSPREAIETTLRSTAKMQTDSAHPSGCLIVLSASTCSSKNNHIRDITGDKRKLTRNRLQECIQRAVEIGELPASTNVSMLTTVFDTFMQGISTQARDGVPYATLDQAITEIMGIWDLAQQPA; encoded by the coding sequence ATGGCAAGAACCGGACGTCCGCGCATTTTTGATCGGGATGAAGCCTTGTTGCAGGCAATGATGCTCTTTTGGGAACAAGGATTCGAGGCCACCTCATTGCTTCAGCTTCGAGCTGTCATGGGGGATATTTCAGCAGCCAGCTTCTATGCAGCCTTTGAATCCAAAGAAGCTCTGTATAAAGAAGCGGTAGAACGATATATGGGTACGTTTGGACGGGTTACAGAAAGTTTCTCGGATGTCACGCTGTCTCCAAGAGAAGCGATCGAGACAACTTTAAGAAGTACCGCCAAAATGCAAACAGACAGCGCACATCCATCTGGTTGTTTAATCGTGCTGTCAGCCAGCACATGTTCTTCCAAAAACAATCATATCCGTGATATTACCGGCGATAAAAGAAAGCTGACTCGCAACCGCCTGCAGGAATGCATCCAACGTGCAGTGGAAATCGGCGAACTACCCGCCTCCACAAATGTCTCGATGCTGACCACCGTATTTGATACCTTTATGCAGGGGATTTCTACACAAGCCCGGGACGGCGTCCCTTATGCAACGCTTGATCAGGCTATCACGGAAATCATGGGCATCTGGGACCTTGCTCAACAACCAGCTTGA
- a CDS encoding amino acid ABC transporter ATP-binding protein, protein MITTTGLTKRFGKNEVLTNIDLHVDAKDIVVLLGPSGSGKSTLLRCLNGLEELSGGKIEVNGVVVDSADSQRIQRARVLEIRRQTGMVFQQFNLYPHKTVLGNVMEGLVTVKKIKRDEAAERGRILLDRVGLSDKQDAYPSRLSGGQQQRVAIARALAMEPEVMLFDEPTSALDPELVGEVLSVMKELAQEGMTMLVVTHELKFARNVANKIVFMADGSIVEEASPQAFFEHPTQERTRRFLQQITEF, encoded by the coding sequence GTGATTACAACAACAGGACTAACCAAACGTTTTGGGAAAAATGAAGTTCTCACAAATATAGATCTGCATGTCGATGCGAAAGATATTGTTGTTCTGCTGGGACCCAGTGGATCAGGCAAAAGTACGCTTCTGCGCTGTCTCAACGGCCTGGAGGAACTCTCTGGCGGCAAGATTGAAGTGAATGGCGTTGTGGTAGACAGTGCCGACTCGCAGCGAATCCAGCGGGCACGGGTACTGGAAATTCGTCGGCAGACCGGCATGGTATTCCAGCAGTTCAATCTGTATCCGCACAAGACAGTGCTTGGCAATGTGATGGAAGGGCTCGTGACTGTGAAAAAAATCAAGCGGGACGAAGCGGCCGAACGCGGCCGGATTCTGCTGGATCGAGTCGGCCTGTCGGACAAGCAGGATGCATATCCATCTCGTTTGTCTGGGGGACAGCAGCAGCGCGTAGCGATTGCCCGCGCACTTGCCATGGAGCCTGAGGTAATGCTGTTTGATGAGCCTACCTCAGCCCTTGATCCCGAACTCGTGGGAGAAGTGCTCTCCGTTATGAAGGAGTTGGCACAGGAAGGCATGACGATGCTGGTCGTTACACATGAGTTGAAGTTTGCCCGGAATGTGGCGAACAAAATCGTCTTTATGGCGGATGGATCGATTGTGGAAGAAGCAAGTCCACAGGCTTTTTTTGAACACCCGACTCAAGAGCGGACACGTCGTTTCTTGCAGCAAATTACTGAATTCTAA
- a CDS encoding MFS transporter, whose protein sequence is MSDNSSQRFPWLGLLALAMAGFIAIMTETLPAGLLPQIKEGLQVSEAGAGQLVTFYAVGSLIAAIPVAVLTRGWRRRPLLLLAIIGFLIFNTITALSSNYVLTLVARFFAGVAAGVSWGLIGSYALRMVPDHLKGRGMAVAMIGTPIALSFGVPAGTLLGSFMGWRSVFWLMSLLAFVLIFWVLWKVPDYPGQSADQRISSIKVLLTPGVIPILAVVLAWMLAHNILYTYIAPFLADVGLESKVGLMLLVFGLMALVGIWVTGILIDRWLRMLVLISLAGFALISLVLGLWSEHAAVVFGSVALWGLTFGGAATLLQTALAQAAGEQGVDIVMPINTTVWNLAIAIGGLAGGVLLNQWGASSFTWAILFLSLVALIVALRAKGHGFRSARSS, encoded by the coding sequence ATGTCCGATAATTCTTCTCAACGTTTCCCATGGTTAGGGCTGCTGGCCTTGGCTATGGCTGGTTTTATAGCTATTATGACTGAAACTCTTCCCGCGGGGTTGCTGCCGCAAATCAAGGAAGGGCTTCAAGTCTCTGAGGCAGGTGCAGGGCAGCTCGTCACATTTTATGCAGTAGGATCTCTGATTGCCGCTATACCTGTGGCCGTCCTGACAAGGGGCTGGCGACGCCGTCCGCTTTTACTTCTAGCGATTATCGGTTTTCTGATCTTCAACACCATTACAGCCCTCTCTTCAAACTATGTATTGACACTTGTCGCTCGTTTTTTTGCCGGTGTTGCAGCCGGTGTCTCCTGGGGACTGATTGGCAGTTATGCACTACGTATGGTGCCTGATCATCTCAAGGGAAGGGGAATGGCTGTTGCGATGATTGGTACACCGATTGCGTTATCGTTCGGTGTTCCTGCTGGTACACTGCTCGGTTCCTTTATGGGCTGGCGCTCGGTATTCTGGCTGATGTCGCTGCTCGCGTTTGTACTGATTTTCTGGGTGCTCTGGAAAGTACCCGATTATCCAGGACAGTCTGCTGATCAACGCATTTCTTCAATAAAGGTGCTGCTGACCCCTGGCGTCATTCCCATTCTGGCTGTTGTTCTGGCCTGGATGCTGGCTCATAATATTTTGTACACCTATATTGCTCCTTTCCTTGCCGATGTCGGTCTGGAATCAAAGGTTGGACTTATGTTACTTGTGTTTGGCCTGATGGCATTGGTGGGCATCTGGGTTACAGGTATTCTTATTGATCGTTGGTTGCGTATGCTGGTTCTCATCAGTCTGGCGGGATTTGCCCTGATCTCTCTGGTATTGGGGCTTTGGAGTGAGCACGCTGCCGTTGTTTTTGGTTCAGTTGCGCTCTGGGGTCTGACATTTGGCGGTGCGGCTACACTGTTGCAGACCGCCCTTGCCCAAGCCGCCGGGGAGCAGGGTGTAGATATCGTTATGCCGATTAATACGACTGTGTGGAATCTAGCTATTGCTATTGGTGGATTGGCGGGAGGTGTGCTTTTGAATCAATGGGGAGCCTCGTCCTTTACTTGGGCCATCCTGTTCCTATCACTTGTGGCTCTGATTGTTGCACTGCGTGCCAAAGGACATGGTTTCCGCTCAGCACGCAGCAGCTAA
- a CDS encoding thioredoxin family protein has translation MERIQSEQQYRDTINSDGLTVIKFDTTWCPDCKNLDRFIGDVIDQHADKTFYALDAEEFLPFAEENGVRGIPSLLVFQNGKKIAHLHSKWAKTPAQISEYLQTLESKV, from the coding sequence ATGGAAAGAATTCAAAGTGAACAACAATATCGCGATACAATCAATTCTGACGGACTGACCGTCATTAAATTTGATACAACCTGGTGTCCGGATTGCAAAAACCTGGATCGCTTTATCGGGGACGTTATCGACCAGCATGCCGATAAAACCTTCTATGCTCTCGATGCAGAAGAGTTCCTGCCGTTTGCCGAAGAGAACGGTGTACGCGGCATTCCAAGCCTGCTCGTATTCCAAAACGGCAAGAAAATTGCACATCTGCACAGCAAATGGGCAAAAACGCCTGCTCAAATCTCGGAGTACCTGCAGACTTTGGAGTCCAAGGTCTAA
- a CDS encoding aldo/keto reductase, whose translation MKKNRLGSSELMVGEIGLGCMSLGTEVKPAVALIHEALDRGVNLLDTADLYDAGLNEEIVGQAIQGRRDQVIVATKVGNRRIPGKEGWSWDPSKTYIKQAVRDSLKRLQTDYIDLYQLHGGTLDDPIEETIEAFEELKREGLIRYYGISSIRPNVIREYVQRASIVSVMNQYSVADRRAEEEVLPLLEQKGISVIARGPVASGVLADSGAAKADKGYLDYTPEELHIIRQGLSRLVTDNRSMAQTAIRYALAHPAVAAVVPGASSKEQLLHNIAASESAPLTAAEINEIRELSPANLYKQHR comes from the coding sequence ATGAAGAAAAATCGTTTGGGTTCATCCGAACTCATGGTTGGTGAAATTGGGCTAGGCTGTATGTCACTTGGAACCGAAGTAAAACCGGCCGTAGCTTTGATTCATGAAGCATTGGATCGTGGCGTTAATCTTCTGGATACCGCTGACCTGTATGATGCAGGGTTAAACGAAGAAATCGTGGGCCAAGCCATCCAGGGACGCCGGGATCAGGTCATTGTGGCGACCAAGGTTGGTAATCGTCGCATACCGGGAAAAGAAGGCTGGTCATGGGACCCGTCCAAAACCTATATCAAACAAGCTGTACGAGACAGCCTAAAGCGTCTGCAGACGGATTATATTGATCTGTATCAGCTGCATGGTGGCACGCTGGATGATCCAATCGAAGAGACAATTGAAGCCTTTGAGGAACTGAAGAGGGAAGGTCTTATCCGGTATTACGGAATATCCTCCATCCGGCCTAACGTGATTCGTGAGTATGTGCAGAGAGCTTCCATTGTCAGCGTGATGAACCAATACAGCGTTGCGGATCGCCGGGCCGAAGAGGAAGTATTACCTTTATTAGAGCAAAAGGGGATTAGCGTTATCGCTCGTGGACCCGTGGCAAGTGGGGTTCTCGCCGATTCTGGTGCTGCCAAGGCAGATAAGGGTTATTTGGATTATACTCCTGAGGAGTTGCACATCATACGCCAAGGCCTGAGCCGTCTGGTTACAGACAATCGCAGCATGGCTCAAACGGCTATTCGTTATGCTTTGGCGCATCCGGCTGTTGCCGCTGTCGTGCCAGGTGCCAGTTCGAAAGAGCAGTTGTTGCATAATATTGCTGCTTCCGAATCTGCACCACTTACGGCTGCGGAGATTAACGAAATACGGGAGCTCAGTCCCGCCAATCTCTACAAGCAGCACCGTTAA
- a CDS encoding DUF420 domain-containing protein yields the protein MGKQDKGDPNIQSNQIAPTSNKNFAGLIITISIIANVIILLLFFAPSIGYKGDVAFDITVLPRFNAVFNSFTFIFLLAALIAIIKRNVKLHKRFILAAFSTTLLFLVTYLSFHYLSPETSKYGGEGIIRSIYFFILITHSILAAIIVPLALFTLVWGWTNQLKKHRKIARWTMPIWLYVSSTGVVVYLMMAPYY from the coding sequence TTGGGCAAACAGGACAAAGGGGACCCGAACATTCAATCCAATCAGATTGCCCCGACCAGTAATAAAAACTTTGCAGGTCTTATTATTACCATTTCCATTATCGCCAATGTCATTATTTTATTGTTGTTCTTTGCTCCGTCCATCGGATACAAAGGCGATGTAGCCTTTGATATTACCGTGTTGCCACGGTTCAACGCCGTGTTCAACAGCTTCACCTTCATCTTTTTGCTTGCGGCCTTGATTGCCATTATCAAGCGGAATGTGAAATTGCACAAACGTTTCATTCTTGCTGCATTTTCAACAACCCTTTTATTTCTCGTTACTTATTTGTCGTTTCACTATCTGTCTCCGGAAACGTCCAAATACGGCGGAGAAGGCATCATTCGTTCCATCTATTTCTTCATTCTGATCACACACAGCATCCTGGCAGCGATTATTGTGCCGCTTGCTCTGTTCACTCTGGTATGGGGCTGGACGAATCAATTGAAGAAACACCGTAAAATTGCTCGCTGGACGATGCCAATCTGGCTCTACGTGAGTTCCACGGGTGTAGTTGTATATCTGATGATGGCACCGTACTATTAA
- a CDS encoding OsmC family protein translates to MNVTTVWKGKRAFTSEGPSGYAVGMDATAAYGGDSKGATPMELLLAGLGGCMGIDITMILDAFLDKITGIEIEAQGTRSEGMPKGFTAIDLIFKVDGDIPDYRIWKAIQMAEEKYCAVSASLSADIHPKLILNGVDTPRP, encoded by the coding sequence ATGAATGTAACAACGGTATGGAAAGGCAAACGCGCGTTTACTTCCGAAGGCCCCTCTGGCTACGCGGTTGGCATGGATGCCACGGCAGCCTATGGTGGTGACAGTAAGGGTGCAACACCTATGGAATTGTTACTGGCAGGTCTCGGAGGTTGTATGGGGATCGATATCACGATGATTCTGGACGCTTTCCTGGACAAAATTACAGGCATTGAGATTGAAGCACAGGGTACACGCAGTGAAGGTATGCCGAAAGGTTTTACTGCCATTGACCTGATCTTCAAGGTAGACGGTGATATCCCGGATTACCGGATCTGGAAAGCCATCCAAATGGCTGAAGAGAAGTATTGTGCAGTCTCCGCTTCGCTTAGCGCAGATATTCATCCCAAACTGATATTGAATGGGGTAGACACACCACGTCCATAA
- a CDS encoding undecaprenyl-diphosphate phosphatase yields the protein MGIIEGLTEFLPVSSTGHMILTAHLLGLSEDNESVKTFEVVVQLGAVLAVVVLYWNKFIDMFRFTGGKRSYTSRLNLIHIFLAMVPAVVIGLVFRDWIKAHLFGAQTVLYSLVIGGILMIVAERWSHRSERITTHDVDDITYKQAFVVGLFQILALWPGFSRSGSTISGGLFAGVSRVAAAEFTFLVSVPIMIGATGYDLYKSIDHLNTSDFPIFAIGFIAAFIVAMLAIKTFLSILKKLSLTVFAVYRFVLAAVFFIILMM from the coding sequence ATGGGCATCATCGAAGGTTTGACTGAGTTTTTGCCCGTGTCCTCGACCGGACACATGATTCTGACTGCCCACTTGCTGGGATTATCGGAGGACAACGAGTCAGTCAAAACGTTTGAGGTGGTTGTGCAACTCGGAGCTGTACTAGCTGTCGTTGTGCTGTACTGGAACAAATTCATTGATATGTTCCGCTTCACCGGAGGCAAAAGGAGCTACACCTCCCGCCTGAACCTCATACATATCTTTTTGGCGATGGTTCCAGCCGTGGTCATTGGACTTGTATTCCGGGATTGGATCAAGGCGCATCTGTTTGGAGCACAAACGGTGCTGTACAGTCTTGTTATTGGTGGTATTCTGATGATTGTCGCTGAACGTTGGAGCCACCGCAGCGAACGCATTACAACCCATGATGTAGACGATATTACGTATAAACAGGCATTTGTAGTGGGTCTTTTTCAGATTCTCGCATTATGGCCAGGCTTCTCCCGTTCCGGTTCGACGATCTCAGGCGGTCTGTTCGCAGGGGTAAGCCGAGTTGCAGCGGCGGAGTTTACATTCCTGGTATCTGTGCCGATCATGATTGGAGCCACAGGGTATGATCTATACAAAAGCATCGATCATCTGAATACCAGCGATTTTCCAATCTTCGCGATTGGATTCATTGCCGCATTTATCGTAGCCATGCTTGCCATTAAGACGTTCCTGTCCATTTTGAAAAAACTGAGCCTGACCGTCTTTGCCGTCTATCGCTTCGTGCTGGCAGCTGTATTCTTTATTATTTTAATGATGTAA
- a CDS encoding IS3 family transposase: MDELRCSHGITRLLSITGIPRSSYYKWRATQPQRDARQDREREIKEHMMAIHFANREFGYPRMTTALWEAGLNVNHKKVWRIMRELSIQSVIRKKRKKSSYTPSVIYPNRLKRQFHATAPQQKMVTDITYIPNGSTFVYLSVIQDLFNNEIVAWQLSKRNDVQLVLDTVEQWTQKRDVSEAVLHSDQGFQYTSQAYNTRLEAFGVKGSHSRKATCLDNACIESFFSHLKTEKLYLNQCNSEVEIRQAVEDYMYNYNYRRFQAKLKQRAPIEYRCALAA; the protein is encoded by the coding sequence ATAGACGAATTGCGCTGCTCGCATGGCATTACACGCCTATTATCGATTACAGGAATACCCCGTTCCAGTTACTACAAATGGCGAGCAACACAGCCGCAGCGAGACGCAAGACAAGACCGTGAGCGTGAGATCAAAGAACACATGATGGCTATTCATTTTGCAAACCGAGAGTTTGGTTATCCTCGCATGACAACGGCGTTGTGGGAGGCTGGTCTGAACGTTAATCACAAGAAAGTATGGCGAATCATGCGGGAACTATCGATCCAATCGGTAATTCGTAAGAAGCGGAAGAAGTCCAGCTATACGCCATCTGTGATTTATCCGAATCGCCTGAAGCGCCAGTTTCATGCGACAGCACCCCAGCAAAAAATGGTGACGGATATTACCTATATTCCGAATGGAAGTACATTTGTTTACCTGTCCGTGATTCAAGACCTGTTCAACAATGAGATTGTAGCTTGGCAGTTGTCTAAACGGAACGATGTTCAGCTCGTATTGGATACGGTGGAACAATGGACACAAAAAAGAGACGTTTCAGAAGCCGTGCTCCATTCGGATCAGGGCTTCCAATACACGTCTCAGGCGTACAACACACGATTAGAAGCATTCGGCGTGAAGGGCAGCCACTCTCGCAAAGCAACCTGCCTAGATAACGCATGCATCGAATCCTTCTTTTCGCATCTCAAGACAGAGAAGCTGTACCTTAACCAGTGTAATTCAGAAGTAGAGATTCGACAAGCCGTGGAAGATTATATGTACAATTACAACTACCGACGCTTTCAAGCCAAACTCAAACAGCGCGCACCGATTGAATATCGATGCGCACTGGCAGCATAG
- a CDS encoding TetR/AcrR family transcriptional regulator, which produces MSKNNHLEPGEERRDQIIRIAMERFATQGYHQTKISDIVREAGVAQGTFYWHFKSKEAIASEIVLTGREKLLEAIGQGYRKDAGSVEDMVRASERLFTDLFSFAEDNRYFMELLLKGIVSEDSVRRLVEETRGAVEQAFRHNMQRAIELGMLPDSMNVPLRAALLVSMIEGMITRWLFGSEELHSKFSSMSATTLAAEAASFEFYGLLGT; this is translated from the coding sequence ATGTCTAAAAACAATCATTTGGAACCCGGAGAAGAACGCCGGGACCAAATTATACGCATAGCGATGGAACGTTTTGCGACCCAGGGCTACCATCAGACGAAAATTTCCGATATCGTCCGGGAAGCGGGCGTCGCGCAAGGCACTTTTTACTGGCACTTCAAAAGTAAGGAAGCCATTGCCTCGGAGATTGTGTTAACCGGCAGGGAGAAGTTGCTTGAAGCGATTGGACAAGGCTACCGCAAGGATGCCGGATCGGTTGAGGATATGGTTAGAGCTTCGGAACGACTGTTTACCGACTTATTCTCTTTTGCAGAGGACAATCGTTATTTTATGGAGTTGTTGCTTAAAGGCATCGTGTCGGAGGATTCGGTACGCCGTCTGGTCGAGGAGACACGCGGTGCAGTAGAACAGGCGTTTCGCCATAACATGCAGCGGGCCATTGAGTTGGGCATGCTGCCGGATTCCATGAATGTACCGCTCCGTGCTGCGCTGCTGGTTAGCATGATTGAAGGCATGATTACGCGCTGGCTGTTTGGCTCGGAGGAGCTTCACAGCAAGTTTTCATCAATGTCAGCAACGACGCTCGCTGCGGAGGCGGCAAGCTTTGAGTTTTACGGACTGCTCGGCACATAA
- a CDS encoding transposase translates to MAKKGQTFQTYTEEFKLNAVRSYVEGSSSYKVVADREGIRNCSQLKVWVKKWKNGEVFDERKNNVPNPMKGRPRTAFSSVEEERDYLQAQVDYLKKRYPNLVKEKR, encoded by the coding sequence ATGGCCAAAAAAGGACAAACATTTCAGACGTATACCGAAGAGTTTAAATTGAATGCAGTTAGATCCTATGTCGAAGGTTCTTCAAGTTACAAAGTGGTCGCTGATCGCGAAGGAATTCGAAACTGTTCACAACTGAAGGTGTGGGTAAAAAAATGGAAAAACGGGGAAGTGTTTGATGAGCGAAAAAACAATGTTCCGAATCCAATGAAAGGACGTCCTCGTACTGCCTTTAGCAGTGTAGAAGAAGAACGGGATTACCTTCAAGCACAGGTGGATTATTTAAAAAAGCGGTATCCAAATCTAGTAAAGGAGAAGCGCTGA
- the gpmA gene encoding 2,3-diphosphoglycerate-dependent phosphoglycerate mutase, which produces MYRVVLIRHGQSMWNVENRFTGWTDVDLTTDGYGEARKAGKILKEQGFDFDYAYASVLKRSIRTLDIALDEMDRMWIPITKTWKLNERHYGALQGLNKQQTALKYGEEQVKEWRRSISVSPPALDDTDERYVQDQDKYQRLGCTIPRTENLMDTSKRVLEYWNAEIKPVVSAGKRVLISAHGNTLRSLVMHLDQMSEADVMALNIPTGIPLVYELDEDLHPIGHFYLTADGSTYKHEEMTHVAPPSD; this is translated from the coding sequence ATGTACAGAGTCGTATTGATTCGCCATGGACAGAGTATGTGGAACGTGGAGAACCGTTTTACCGGTTGGACGGATGTGGATCTGACGACCGATGGATACGGAGAAGCGCGTAAAGCGGGAAAGATCCTGAAGGAACAGGGTTTTGATTTTGATTATGCTTATGCTTCGGTACTCAAACGCTCCATTCGAACACTGGATATTGCACTTGATGAGATGGACCGGATGTGGATTCCGATCACGAAGACGTGGAAGCTGAACGAACGTCACTATGGTGCACTACAAGGACTGAACAAACAGCAGACTGCGCTGAAGTACGGCGAGGAGCAGGTGAAGGAGTGGAGACGCTCCATTAGCGTATCTCCTCCAGCACTAGACGATACAGATGAGCGTTATGTTCAGGATCAGGACAAGTATCAAAGGCTGGGCTGCACCATCCCGCGTACCGAGAATTTGATGGATACATCGAAGCGGGTGCTGGAGTATTGGAATGCAGAGATCAAACCGGTTGTGTCAGCGGGCAAAAGGGTGCTCATCTCCGCGCACGGCAATACGCTCCGTTCACTCGTTATGCATCTGGACCAAATGTCCGAAGCAGACGTAATGGCGCTTAATATCCCAACAGGTATTCCCCTGGTCTATGAACTGGATGAAGATCTGCATCCGATCGGACATTTTTACCTCACTGCGGATGGTTCGACGTACAAACATGAGGAAATGACTCATGTCGCACCACCGTCCGATTAA
- a CDS encoding substrate-binding periplasmic protein has protein sequence MNKTYGMKFRKGWTLTALLLMTVLVLSACGNKTTDNGSGNGAQANNELEQIKSAGVIKVGMMGTYAPYNFLNDKKEMDGYDADIAREVAKRLGVEIEFVSQEFSGLTPSLQAKKLDAIISQMTITDDRKKVLDFSDPYITNQVKIIVKSDNNDITKLEDFKGKTIGVGLGTNDETYLRNEVLPKVGNFTIKTYDDVITSLKDLDAGRIDATINNLYALKPIVDANGFNIKAVGEPIKSDQAGIAVRKDNPELVAALNDALKGMKDDGTYNTIFKKWFGEEPAQ, from the coding sequence ATGAATAAAACATATGGAATGAAATTTCGCAAAGGCTGGACTTTAACAGCCCTGCTGCTAATGACCGTGCTGGTACTCAGCGCTTGTGGCAATAAAACCACGGATAATGGAAGCGGCAATGGAGCACAGGCGAACAATGAACTGGAGCAGATCAAGTCTGCTGGCGTCATCAAAGTGGGCATGATGGGCACGTACGCTCCATACAACTTCCTGAACGATAAGAAAGAAATGGATGGCTACGATGCAGATATCGCACGTGAGGTTGCGAAGCGTCTTGGGGTTGAGATTGAATTTGTATCCCAGGAGTTCTCCGGCCTGACACCAAGTCTGCAAGCCAAAAAGCTGGATGCCATCATCAGCCAGATGACGATTACCGATGATCGCAAGAAAGTACTGGATTTCAGTGATCCGTATATAACGAACCAAGTCAAAATTATTGTGAAAAGTGATAACAATGACATTACCAAGCTGGAAGATTTCAAAGGAAAAACGATTGGTGTAGGCCTCGGTACCAATGATGAGACGTATCTGCGTAACGAAGTGCTGCCTAAAGTCGGCAATTTCACTATCAAGACCTATGATGATGTTATCACATCATTGAAAGATCTGGACGCTGGACGGATCGATGCAACGATCAACAACCTGTACGCGCTGAAACCGATTGTAGATGCTAACGGCTTCAACATCAAAGCCGTAGGTGAACCCATCAAGAGTGATCAGGCAGGTATTGCTGTGCGCAAAGACAATCCGGAACTCGTAGCGGCACTGAATGACGCTCTCAAAGGCATGAAAGATGATGGTACGTACAATACCATCTTCAAAAAATGGTTTGGTGAAGAGCCTGCGCAATAA
- a CDS encoding amino acid ABC transporter permease produces MELVFENIPFFLKGAYYTLYVTVISMFFAFIIGVLVAIARLKGPMWLRLIARFYVSIMRGTPLLVQLFVIYFGLVDYGVTLGSLTAACLGLSLNAGAFLSETFRGAIQAVPKGQTEAAYATGMTPAQTMRRIIFPQAVRIAIPPMGNTFIGMLKETSLVAALGVTELLRSAQLLVAQYYVNMPFYLAIGVIYWIMSIGFSAILEQVERRLARAY; encoded by the coding sequence ATGGAATTGGTATTTGAGAATATCCCCTTCTTTCTGAAGGGGGCTTACTATACGCTTTATGTAACTGTGATCTCCATGTTTTTTGCCTTTATTATCGGAGTGCTAGTCGCTATCGCTCGTCTGAAGGGTCCGATGTGGCTTAGGTTGATCGCAAGGTTTTATGTATCCATCATGCGGGGAACCCCGCTGCTGGTGCAATTATTCGTTATTTATTTTGGGTTAGTTGATTATGGCGTAACCTTAGGCTCCCTCACGGCAGCTTGTCTAGGGCTTAGTCTTAATGCGGGTGCATTTCTGTCCGAAACGTTCCGTGGAGCAATTCAAGCTGTACCAAAAGGGCAAACGGAGGCCGCATATGCTACAGGCATGACACCCGCTCAAACGATGAGAAGGATTATATTCCCCCAAGCGGTGCGTATCGCGATCCCTCCAATGGGCAATACGTTTATCGGCATGCTGAAAGAAACATCACTTGTGGCAGCCCTCGGGGTTACGGAGTTGCTTCGCTCGGCACAGCTACTGGTCGCGCAATATTACGTGAATATGCCGTTTTATCTGGCGATTGGCGTGATCTACTGGATTATGAGTATCGGATTCTCGGCCATTCTGGAACAAGTGGAGCGCCGGCTGGCCCGGGCTTACTGA